Within the Ostrinia nubilalis chromosome 12, ilOstNubi1.1, whole genome shotgun sequence genome, the region CCTCCCTCTTAATATACGATGAGACGGGGAAAGGGTTTTCAAGGGGActcgtttgaaaattatattttttacttaaaagaggcttattaattaaattgctgAAGCCAAATGACGTAAGAATGGGTATGACGTAGCTGTAGGAGCAAATAAAAAGGCAATTTATGAAGAAAACCATAATTTCATGTATGTCTGCAAATTAAaggtaatttgtatttttactttaaattgcTATGAGTAAACGCATGatgaaataataacatttttaagtttacacattaaaaatttaataaaaaaaagttttcatctAACATCAGGgtttaaataaaactaaggcGAAACAaggaatgattttattaaaacctTGAGTGaccacctaacctaacctaccttttttttcctaacctaacctaacctacacaCTCGGACGTActattctaaaaaaaaatcccTCCTTACAGTCTGGTAAAAAACACTAAATAATATCGTTTTATCAAGTGTTAATGACGAATAGGCTtggttattaaaataactaagtaACGTTACCGTTATTCCGGTGTTAACCACGCCTTTGATCTCGTACACGTTTCACGCAAAATACTATGTCCTTTATTATCGTGGGTGTGTACCCACCCTTTGATGTGCGTGAACCTCTGTTACTAAGCTGGATGTATAAATAAATCCTTCCTAGAATTTTTTTCCAATCCATTTTTCACACTTTTCATACAGAAAAGTACGTGTTAAAGGTAACATGATTAATCTTTTCAAGGATAGAATTAGAATTGAAAAGATCCTAGACAACTAAGTAAGCATTGAATGTCCCAAGTACTTAAGCGCTAATAAAGTAGCTCGGTTAAAGTACACGTGTAAaacttcagccaaaccaacgcgtgcagctcgcgttggcgatggcgatcactgcgcgtgcatagatcgccgcgactaatgacaggacgcgttgatttGAACTCATTCCTACAAATTCATACATgacatctgatcgccatcgcaatcacgcacgcaggctgcacgcgttggtttggtcgaaGTTTAAGAGAGTGTCCTGAAAATTCTTTACTGCTGTAGACTGATTACAaaggataataaaataataattgcttAAATTACAGATATTTTAGGCTGGgttccaccatcttactttaactttaacaaatgtcgaaaatctgtcaaactccatacaaaaagcaccggttatcgttatagttacggttaaagtaaggtggtgcaactcagccttagtttagaCAGAAAATGCTCTAGATTCTAGAGCAGTTTTTGCCTTTACTAGATGTTACCTTATTTCTTACCATACAtaccatagtacaagctttgcttagtttgggactagaggcgcagtgtaaaatgtccaaggatatttatttatttatttatttatcttttaaagaCCTTGAAATATTGGTATTTAAAAACAGGAGGTGATATTtcgaaaataattaatttttaaagaacTCCTACACATTTTATCCCTTATACCTTGTACCCACCGACAAGGTTTAAAGGAGAATGCGTACGGtacgtttatttaaaacaaactcAATGTAACATTACTTTGATTCTGTTCAGATTGTACCGCGAAATTTAATTATTTCCGAGTTCACGCAGCTTGGAGCAACATGTACAGAAATACGTTTCCTGGGGCTGTCGGTTTATTTTGCGGAATTGTTCCACTAACACGACACCTGTGTTATATTAATGGAGGTGGATTACGCAGGATCTCCCAAGTGACTTGTATCGCAAGTTTTGCCTGTCTGGAACTGGGATTGTGGGTGTCACAGAAGATTTATCTGTTACTTCGTAAAATACATCAATCAATGATCCAGCtgaaatagaaagacacgggtcttatgACATTTATGACTGAGttgcatagcagccgaaacgttaAGCCGTGACTACAATGTAACTCAGTCATAAATACCGAAACGCGAAATTTTAAAATgatgtagtccagtcaataaagcattatagatggaaaactgtagaacacaatttctgacttcaggactttatttagactagttaggaggtgaacatagcaaaagtccccgcccttaatccttgagccggcggggagaggggggtttaaaggtgccacttttcggtttttcgcttaatcctcggaaactatgcgtcctagtgacatgactactttgaaccaaaaaaagcatattcaatttgctacaggtgagatcgacaagtttttctagaaattgtatagttttcgcggcatctgctctagaaggtctgtaatattggaaattttatttttgtcttacatgttcccatcaggagaaaatcgactaaatcaacattgagcaatcattctagacatgcgggagcatgttaagcctagttcctgtGAGgagactacaccgtgcgtatatttagacgaatcactttgagccacttttgactcctcatcactcaaaaactactgtgcattaacacttcaaatttggctcatgtgttgagacttgcaagatatacatcagtttcaaatttcataaatatgcctcaaacggttctttagatattgacgtccaaaaatctacatgtctgacctatagaccaaattctaaccacttccagatgacctcgaaggttcaaatttggcatccagaaaggtagttatgtaaatacaaaggaacaaataaaaaatcagtaaattttaacatttcacatgtgatagatagattttagtgctgtaaatatcgatttttgaacgtcaatacctaaagaaccgtttgaggcatatttatgaaatttgaaactgatgtatatctttaaagtctcaacacatgagccaaatttgaagtgttaatgcacagtagtttttgagtgatgaggagtcaaaagtggctcaaagtgattcgtctaaatatacgcacggtgtagtcccctcgcaggaactaggcttaacatgctcccgcatgtctagaatgattgctcaatgttgatttagtcgattttctcctgatgggaacatgtaagacaaaaataaaatttccaatattacagaccttctagagcagatgccgcgaaaactatacaatttatagaaaaacttgtctatctcacctatagcaaattgaatatgctttttttggttcaaagtagtcatgtcactaggacgaatagtttccgaggattaagcgaaaaaccgaaaagtggcacctttaaacccccctctccccgccggctaaagggctaagggcggggacttttgctatgttcaccacctaactaggctaaataaagtcccgaggtcagaaattgtgttccacggatttctctctgcaccgtcgttaaggcattcattgactggactaatgatccacttataaaattataaatttcaCTGCTTTTAATTTGCTCTATCGTTTATCATAGGGGGAGTTGCCAATACTCGCAGGTGGATCAGCAACCTAAATTGGCAACggcagtacgcagaactgacggccgatggggcagcaagctTCTGGAGTGGttgccacgtaccggaaaagacagcgtgggatgtccacccacaaggtaaaTCGACGATCTCAtaagggtagcaggaaggcgctagatgcagaccgctaccaaccgggcgatatggaaatcattagggaatGCCTGTCTTCAGTAGTAGATGTcatgtgactgaaatgatgatgaggatgatgaCTGCTTTTTGTATGTGTTTCACTCGATTTAAACTCAGGACCTTCGTGTATAGAGTTTAACTTTACGCATTACGTTACTAATTCACTTTCATACGTAATGTAGGTAAACATATCAACTAAATTGTGGTATGAGGTATGTTTTTAGGTCAAACAAACAAGTGAACtgaaaatttgttttaataatgaacACGTACGAAAGCAATTACGAAGGAATGCTATAAACTGTGAGCGATAGATCCTAATCGCGCTACCAACTTTTAAGGAATTAAAAATGTTCCATTTTCCGAGTTTACACAACATAATAGTCCACTAAAAACAGTCAGTCATAAAAACATACTTGGTTTATAGATGCAATAGAGAGACGCTCAATTAACAATGCAAAATAGTGAAAATGTCCAAAATCCGCTACCGAGTGTTTACTTAATTGTATTAGAAAATGCAAAAAGCTTTCTAATCTAATgaagaatgaaaaaaaaacattcgatAGACGGTGACACAAATCTGTCACATTGTATTTACCTATCTTGGCATAAGCCTAAATTAGCCAATTTGAAGGCAAAAAAAACAACTGAAAATCGAACGCCCCGAGTTTACATTACTCCCACGTTGGGCCATAATGTAGTGTCTGACGATTATCACATACTGACTGATGGTTATCACATAAGGAATCAGGGAACTGATATTACACGGACACATTTCGGGAAATGTTCATTATTCATTAACCTCCCATTTTACTGTAGCTCATTCGCTACGTGTTATTTGGCCACGTTATCATATCATTTGGGAAATACTACGAAAACATTTATTAATGGAATCTATTTTGGGTAAAGTGGGACTATGGGTTTCTTGGAAATTTCAAGTTTTGGGTTAGGCTTCTGTGGTTAAATTGTTATGTTCTTTCGATTCGTCGTTCCTGGGTACGATTTCTAGGTAACTCGCTTTGTGTGATTTTTGTTACTGGATTTATAAGGATAGAGGCTTGAAAAACTGATTTTTTAAAGATTCGTAGGAAACGTTAAATCGGTCGGACCCATTGAACTATAATCTAGGGGGCTCATAAATTTTAATACTACGGTTGGGACGCCAAAACCGTCAAATTAAAAAACCCTTCGTGGGCCAAATGAATGAATTAGTGGATAGCTCGACTAAACCCAATCTATACATTACAAAGAtgaaagatttgtatttttgtatgtttgtattgaataggctcctaACCTTTTTTTTCCGATGAACataggaatatttttttatttataataaatatttaaaaattttgtaaaataccAACATCCGAATCCGAAAaccggggcgggccgctaggttaatatattaatgtattttaaaggATTTAGggttaacaaaaacaaataaatgtcTCATTGTAATACCCGGAAAAATGTAATTCCTAGTAACGGTTTAAAGCTTAATGGTACCGTCAACAGCACCTCagattttacatttttgttgcaaaatctaccgtattacaataacataagatgctacagtgtttaACTGGATGTGTTGTCGTCGGTACCTTTTACATTTAAGGCCCCTCGCGGCAACGgcaactttttgtagcgatgcagtagcgATTCTGTCGCGCAGTCGCAATGCAGTCGCTAGCTGTGTGCCCTCGCTCACATAAACGCGCTTCTGTCACGATGCAAACGCGATTCAGTAACCCAAATGTCGTTCGACAAGGTCGCGCGTTTGCATCGATatagtcgcgctgctgtagcgcgttagtagcgcgttggcatcgcttctgtagtgcgttttgcaaatgcgactaacgcgcgttagtacaAGTCTTAAAAGTCAAAACatcactacaaaaagtcgccgtgggcgagggcccttactCACAATAAATCACATCTTGCAGGTTGCCAAAAAAGCGGGTAGATTGCAAGTTGCCTTCTAGGAATCATATAAAtgattagcggccgcccgcgactttgttcgcgtggacctcgttttgcgtgaaagagtaacaaacatccagacatcatgacatccagacatccaaactttcgcctttataatattagtaggatatatgtatatcacATCAAGTCATGTGGAAAGAAAGCACAAATTAATTAGATTAGATTAATTAAAGAAATTTTGTTCATTATGGACTTTACAGCAATCCGTTGCTTGATGAATGTCAAACTTTaaactaaatttaattaaatgctGCTCTCGTTGTTTTCGTATCCcaagtttttataaatgtatttGTAATTGTGTCTATGTTGTACTTATAGAGAGTGTCCCAAAAACATTGGATAACTTTTGGGACACCCTCACGCGACAACCACCCACAACATTTCAGCAGTTGTTATTTTCGAAACTCGTGTATAAGattaagatttaaaataaaagggaGATAAAAATCGGGCCTAAAGGACTTAGTCCAAAATAAACATATAAATTGTCTAATTTTCCTCTGCTTACACCCAACTAGATATTTAGCTCCAAGCCAACGGTAAACTTTCTCGTGTTAGCTTCTCCATTATATCAGTTACAGGGAAATCTATCTCCTAAATTGGCATTTACTTAAGACCAATAAAGAAAAGCCTGGGAATTCCAAGACTCTGTTAATGCCAACCACATTATTAGACAGCTGGCGTTTATTGGGCCAATTGATAGACAGAAATCGGATTCCATGGATTATTTACGGGAAGAAAGAGTTTTATTTTTGGTCAATAAAGAATGCTACAAGGATAATAAAGGCTAATCGTAGATACTGGGACGAATAGTGTGAATATGAACTTTGACCCAATTGGATTTATTTAACCCAGATGGTTAAAACTTATACGATAActctttattgattttaatcTTATGATACTTAAGTAGTAAGGTTATCTTTATCCACAaggaggaagctcttggcctacatCTCACCTTATATTCAGGTGGAACCCGAACCCGGAATTCTCAACCTTTTCAGCGCCACGTCAAATACAAAAGCCATCACTCTGACGCCACGCTTgataaattatgatatcaatataattattgtattcATTATTATTCAGTTTACATAATACtcaacccatcaaaaacaatacttgtcaaaaaaaccaagtctcgcaactcagttgttctacggtaaaaagttgtgagatccatgtaataccaagtccaggccaggaaatctttaacgttttacataaattattgacttggccatcgcactaaataatttaatttacacgtgttttcatgcgatggccaagtcaatatatttatgtaaaacgttaaagatttcctggcctggacttggtattacatggatctcacaactttttaccgtagaacaactgagttgcgagacttggtttttttgacaagtattgtttttgatgggatctcatttctttttgtattttgtagacagcagttatgtatctagaaaactggaccgaaattgaaaaattttactcgacttggcggttgcgctaccgtgcccccaaatattttatttagtgtagtttttccttgattcatacaccaaacactacttatattccaaatttgaagcttctaggtctgctagaagtgccttagagttttgatgatcggtgagtcagtgagtcagtgagtcagtgagtgacaaaattaagtaactttgacccgttataattcttaaactactggttcaaattgaatgaaattttaaatataccgtgtctttacaatgcctgcatagctaatgaaaattcagccttctagttttatccacaacgaagttacaggcggtcgaaaatggcctgaattgcttcgagaaaaggatggtacctacggccgtgccgcttttttgctcgacttgatgggggcactgccgtgcccccagattagcCTATTACTGACATTATTTTTAAGGCGAATTAATCCGTCGTTGGCGGTCAACCTGATATACGCATGTATCCGTCATTGGCATTGAAAAGGTTAAAACTATGTAAGATAAAATATGCGCCACGAGGGACACGAAAGACGATTGATATCTCTTGATTTCTTGTGTAATTAgaagtatttaaaataaacatgtacTCGTATTAATTATAACACGTATAGCGTTGACTTGTCTCAAGAAAATTATAatcaagataataataatacgttTATCGTATGGAGTTGCATTTTTacaagtttataaataaaactgtcaTTAAACGTGGCGAGATCATTAGCAATATAAACAAAGGTTTTATTTTGGTGAACATCggttttatatttgttaaaGGTCAAAAGACTGTTATGGGCGAAGAAGATAAATATCAGAGTTCATATAAATCCATTCCCACCTAAGCATTTCCTGAGAAAAGAAACTGAAGTTACTATGGAGACTTTTCATTAAGGCTAGCTAAATCGTAGGCAGATATAACACCgttattgataaaaaattaaacagttataactgaaaattttgtttgtcgatttttaaggaaattataatttgaacgaaagtgacaaaattcgataaaatTGAGTCCACgttaacacatttaaataataaaagaggaaagattttgaACTCGTTTAGCAAATACTGGTAATCTCAGAATTAGATTAACTAATATTTATTAGAGAATAGAGTGGTATTGCGTGGACATAGATACCTAATGTTCGATTAAAAATTCATAGTTTATTTCAATATTCCAAATGAAAGTGCCCGTGTGAATGtaaaatgaaagaaaaagaaaataaataaaaaacgcaGCCTTTATTAAGCCCTCAAAGCAAACTCATTCTGTACGAGCTGACCACAGATATGAAATGCGTCCACCCTGAAACCAACGTAAAAGGAATAAAACCTCAGCAACCtttgcatttaaaaataaagtagagACATTCTTTGATATTCCATTTGTGAAAGTTTAAACGTAAAAGAAAATGTTTAGCGCTAAGAACAAAATGTTTAAGTAAGACTAATTTATCTAGACGCACAACGAAAGatgttttcattatttaaaattaagtctATTTTGTTAAAAGTCTGGGCCAATATAAATTTAGAGGAATGTAGTTGAAAGTTTGCTAATtaaaattagtaggtacctaattatacTTTCGCCTACTTTTTGAtagagttactttttttttttgttaatatagtCGTTATTTCAACTCTGATATTGCCAggtttacagcttgaccgccttaGAACTGGTTTGGTCCAACTCCAATCCAACTCCAATTGCCAGCACATCAGCGTAAACATATCCATTTACAACTATTAAGGTACCACACTACTACTTCGATGGTCTCGTGGAAGTCACGGAAAGCACTTGGATgcaggcagcacaggaccggtcgttgtgtaaatctttgggggaggcctatttccagcagtagacgtcaatTGGCTGATGCGAGCGAACAAAGATTTCACAGAGTTTACCttgtaataagtaaataaataagtgtgAGAAAATGGCTACTATACAGGAGGGGCCATAAgtgatttttgaaacagagatacacactcgccaatattttattaattattgcgAATTATGAACAACGCTATGCCTGCCTCTGTGTGTCGTCACCCATAACCAGTGTGAGTGCAAGAGAAAACGTGATATGCACTGTTTTATTACTACACTGCCTGCCACGAGTCTTGGCGCCGAGtataaaagtattttacttACCAAGAGCAACTACGGTCACAATCCCCATCCATATCAATGCTCCTCCAGCGTGATATTTTCCACTGACAACCAATAGCACTGGTATAATTATTGCCAGAACTAGCTGAACACCCAGGTATATTATCGCTAGCCAGGTGTAATATGACATTAGTGAAGGATTTTCCTGGAATAACCAAAATATTAAACTGAATATAGTTACATTCCAAATACCAAGATACCAAGAAGTATTCTAAATAATCTCAACTTCATACCGCCAATAAAAGGTTGTGTAACTGGTATCTATAGCCTATGTCCATCAGGGATACTGTGGGAATCTAATGTTGAaagaattataattatttaactagctttccgcccgcggcttcgcccgcgtgggattttgtctgtcacaaaaaaaaatatcgcgcgcgtccgtttcaaaaaccggaataaaaactatcctatgtcctttccctggactcaaactatctccatgccaaatttcaacaaaatcggttcagtggtttagacgtgaaagcaagacagacagacagactgaagagttactttcgcatttataatgttagtataGCATAGCATAGAAGTAtaatagaagtatagataataaTAGGTTCAGTAGTTTCGGACTAATTTatatacaaacaaaaaataaaattacatttatattattagtgcAGATAAAATATCCCACGATAttctaaattataatatttataaagacTTACTCACATCTACTGCTGCTAAAAGTAAGACCACGGATACGATCACAAAGGCAAGGGTGACCAGTGTGAACAGGGCTATGAAGACCATGAGCATTACTTCAACTCCTGACAGCTGTTTTCTGCCCTGCATCAGTAATAAGGCTCCACATGATAATCCGATCAGCTGTAATAGAAATGTTAGTTgtgttaaataaacaacttgacaAAAATCGAACTACCTAAGtgtgagaagcgactctattcgctaataatttttaataacgAATGTTAATTGTGTTTGAAATGGCTACAGTTTTGCCTCCCTGGCCACTGGATCGAActctattcaaattcaaatatttatttgcacaattttggGTAAACATAGTGGTCTTAAAACTAGTATAAGTAGATCGCCAAAATTTGCTGTATAATTAGTCAGcgtacaaatatttaaataatttctacaagaataaattacaaatattatgtcatttactacatgaaaataattaaatatgtcagaaatataaaaaataaaacaatgtcaaaacaatcaaaataattaaatcaaacaataaaataatgccattaaaagaataattaaaaataagtaataaatgtCATTTTCGATTGAAATATTCATTCATAGTATAGAACGTATTTTCTAATAACCATGCATGCAATCTGGTTTTATATAAAGGCCCTGCAAGTGTCCTAATTTCTTCGGGTAAAGCATTATATACTTTCACCGCCATTGAAAATGCATTCTTATTACTTAGCGTTAGTCTACACAAGGGGACTTCAAGCAATCCTGTAGGGCGTTTTCGAAGAGATTTCCCTTCAAATGGcagttttaaagaaaaaaattgggaaTGTTGTCTTACAAACAAGCAAATTTGTTTAATGTAAAGGCAAGATAATGTCAAAAGTTTAAAACGTTTAAACAATGGTCTGCAGGGATCAATGTAGTCAGCGCCACTTAAAGCtctgacacattttttttgaattttaaacGCTATTTCTATATCAGTAGAGTTCCCCCATATTATTAAGCCGTATTGTAAAACAGAGACGACGTATGCGTGATATGCTTCTAAAGCAACCTCTACAGAAACAGTTTCTCTAAGCCTTCGCAGAGCAAATACGAATCTACTTAATTTATCGCATACTTGGTTTATGTGTAATTTCCAACTACAGTTTTCGTCAATCAATATTCCTAAAAATTCAGTCATTTgtacattttgtattatttgtcCTTCATAATCTATTTTAATATTAGGTGTATGAGATTGATATGTCCTGAATTGCATTACTTTAGTTTTGTCAATATTTACTTTTAGATTATTTTCGCTTAGCCATTTAATAACTCGCTTAACAGTTGTATTTATTTCAGTCTCTAGATAGTCCGCATCCCTTCCCTTTATAATTAGAGTAGTATCGTCAGCAAAGAGAATAGATTTGTGTTTTGTTATTTTGGGTAGATCATTGATGTATAATATGAAAAGAATAGGGCCCAGTATGCTTCCTTGTGGAACTCCACACCCATTTACCCTGTAATCAGATCTGTATGTCATTTTCATGTATGAACGGTTTCTTTTTTCCAACTTACTTATTTCCACACACTGTTGCCTATTTTGTAAATAGCTCTGGAACCAGTCTTTAGCTGTTCCTCTGATCTAGCCATAGGGCAAGAGTTTTAGATAGtcttttgatttatttaaacaaaatgagGGTGGTGAGTAAATAAAAGTTGCTGGTTACAAGTGACTTCACTTGACTTTACTGTCAGATTATTCGAGACCTGTTAAACCAAAAGAtgaatgcccgttttcaccatcaattcctaatttttaagtaacgcctatgaaaacaaatttcctgttttgtgttaccataggggtcacttaaaatttagggattgatggtaataCCGGGCAGTAGTTTATCAGACGGTTCGTAATAGGGTTATTAGCAAGTGGTAAAAGTTCTTAGATTATTTCGATATTAATTATGGGTTTGGATTTAGAGGACAATCACGTCTTTTTTGTTCTCAGTTTGGTCTAGCAAACTGTAAACTTAAGTCTAACTAATTGTCCCAAAAACTAACAAAACCAAAGGTAAATAACCTACACTAAGTTCACATTTATTTGACTACTCCGAAGTATCAAAGCATTACTCTCAATAAAGACTTAATGTTGAAAACTTGGAaagaattttatgaaaaatcttTTATATCTCAACCTTTTGCAGTTTTCAAAATTATGAATAGTGAGGCGCCATTGAAATCagagataaaatattttatcaaaagtTCCCCTCGCTTATTACAGGTCTTGTCACTAATACATTAAGAACAGCTTTGCCCGGCACTAACTTTGGAGTTCAAAGAGATAAAACCGTGTGAAACTTTCCTTTGAAAAATTCACATCATTCTTGGAACGGAGTTCACGAGGTATATGTTAAAATCTTCAAGTATTTTAGCGCTTTTTGAGAAGGTGAATTTTACAGCACGAATAACAGCGATTTTTACGTTTTTTcatgaaaggaaaaaaatcatgaaaaaacatgctcttatttttaaatttacgtatagtaggtacctagttctcTTTGAGAACTTCGAGCTAATTAACAGATAAATTCTGATTCAACTGGTAGTAGTTTACTACaaaacaatattgttttaattcatACAATAGATGTGTATTAATAATGACTACAGGTTGACTGTACTAGCTATGTATATTACGTTTCTAAAACGCGATGGTAGATGCACCCAAAAACTATAGTTGTGAATACTGAACAAGTACTAAACACACTAAAAGTAAACTCACTGTATCCTCTAGCGTGCAATACCGAATAACCTATTTGCTCCAGCCATCTCAAAGCAAATTAGAAATGAACCAAAACAACCAGATTTAACTTACGATCCCCAGAATAGCAATTAGTTTCGTCCCACTCTTAACATTCACACTGGAGCAACAATACTCGGCCCGGGGGAATTTGTCGATCAGGGATACTGAGTCGTCTTGGTTCGgcattgttttttgtatagtataattcaaaatatataaaaaatagaaaataaaattgtttaaaaactcACAATGATAGATAGTTAACCATAAACTTTACAGTTGACAGCAAGTGTCTACAGATACAGATTATAAAGTTGAGCAAAGAATAGAGTTTCGACTAAAAAGTTTCCGAGAAGTGCTTTCAATCATTCACTTCGACTTTTCAACTTCGCGAGGTCTTGAAACTATGTCTTTGTCAATTCGACCTTCACCCCACTAACTTGAACGATGAAAACGAGTGAGCTCATGCTGTAAGGCTGTAAGGTGACAGAACAGAAGTCAAGTAGCATTAAACATCTAATTAAGTGCCTAATCTCGTAGTTAAGCAAAATGattgaaacaataaaaaagtgtCAACATCTTGTCTTATCTTAATTGGACTTTGAAGATCACTAACAcctaaaaatgacatttatatcAGGATCTCTACCATCTACCATTTCCTATTGATTTTCTGATCTATTTGGTACACGAAAGTTACGATCCTAAAGCTTGA harbors:
- the LOC135076550 gene encoding uncharacterized protein LOC135076550, which encodes MPNQDDSVSLIDKFPRAEYCCSSVNVKSGTKLIAILGILIGLSCGALLLMQGRKQLSGVEVMLMVFIALFTLVTLAFVIVSVVLLLAAVDENPSLMSYYTWLAIIYLGVQLVLAIIIPVLLVVSGKYHAGGALIWMGIVTVVALGWTHFISVVSSYRMSLL